The genomic region GGAGGGACGTAACACCTATAGAGAAGGTTGCTCCCCCAATACCGATAAAGAATCCGCCTAAAATAAGGTCAAAAAAGGAATCTGCTGTGCTTAAATAAAAGACCGGGAATAGCAGCAGAATTAAACTGGCTAAAAATAAGTATCTGGCGCCAAACACGTTTGTCCAATAACCAATAGGTACACGCAGAATGGAACCTAAAATTACAGGTACAGCCGTAACCCAGGTAGCCTGAGTCGGTGTCAGAGCAATATCCTGATTAATAAATGACATGAGTGAGGATAAAATTACCCATACCATAAACCCTACAACAAGACTTGAAGTTTGCAGAGTCAGTTGTACATTCCCTTTTTTCATTCCTGATACTCCTTCCGTTAGTACTCGTTATCCTTTAATTTGTGTTTATTTCATTGATTTATCCAGTATGCAAAAACAAAACCTTTTAGCTGATGATGACGACATTGGGGTAAGGACAATGGGGGTATAGCATTCTTTTCCACATTTTCCTTGTTCAAAAACTTTTCTAAAGTCATTGATGATGGCCATTTCATTCAGGCAAATCATCGTGTATGCTAGTTTGTGATGTTTGTCTTAAGCTGAACTGGAAAGGGCTAACACAATCATCATTATAAAGATGTTTACGGAACGATAGTTAGTGAAAAAGTGAACATTCTCGTAATTTTTTGTGTCGAACTCTTCTGTAATACATGGTGTTTTGCAGGAATAAATATGTCGACATAGAAGCTCAGCTGTACATATAATTCCGTACTTTTTTCATCACGTTTTAAACTGGCCGTATTGTCCCCTGGTTCAAGTTTTAAGGGTGCTCCAGAAAAACTAGAGGGGATGAAAAACCTCTCACTGAGAGCACTTTCACTTTATGTATTTCTAGCTTTAAAGAGGGGATTCCTTTTTCCTGTTTCAAATGATTGAATCGCAAATTGTCCTGTTAGGAGGAGGAGCCTTGACGAAGGTTATTCAGGTAGTGGGCTATAAAAATACTGGAAAAACGACCATGATGGAGTGGTTTGTGAATTACTTTATACAGAAAGGTTACCGTGTTGGAACGATTAAGCATGATGGGCATGAGTTTGAAATGGACCATGAAGATACGGATACGTGGCGGCACACCAAAGCAGGAGCTCATGTAACAGCGATCTCATCCCGGCAAAAATCTGCAATCGTAAAGCAGCAGCCAATGAGCTTAGAAGAAATGATTCAGCAGATGGACCAGGATGTGGACCTTATTTTTGTGGAAGGATTTAAGAAAGCAGATTTTCCTAAAATTGTGATGCTTAAAGAGAGACAGGAGCTTTCTTTCCTTCAAAGCCTTACGAATGTAGTGGCCTGCATCACCTGGTTTTCGGACTGCTTATGGGAAGGCGAGACGTTTTCGATAGAAGAAAAGCAGAAGGTATGTTATTTTCTGAATAAGAATGTGATTCAAAAGGGAGGACATTAGGATGACCACCGACGTTTTTCAAAAGCCTTTTGTCGTAACAGAAACACCTTTATCAATAGATCGGGCTATGCAGCAAGTGACCAACCCGAAAGCAGGGGCTGTAAACCTTTTTGTAGGCACAGTCAGAGAGTGGACAGGAGATAAACAGACGCAGTATCTGGAATACGAAGCCTATGTGGAAATGGCGGAAAAGATGCTGCAGAAGATTGGCACGGAAATACAGGAAAAATGGCCGGGAGCACGGGTGACGATTCAGCACCGGATTGGCAGGATGGAAATTTCTGATATTGCTGTGATTGTGGCTGTATCCACCCCGCACCGCAATGAATCCTACGAGGCTTCCCGTCATGGCATTGAACGGATTAAACAGATGGTTCCGATCTGGAAAAAGGAGTTCTGGACGGATGGGGAGTCATGGGTCGGCAACCAGCAGGAAACGGTGGCTTATCCTGAAGGGAAACCGGAAAATGGAGGGGAGACGAATGGTTAAAATCTTATTTTTTGCCGGACTTGCGGAGAAAACAGGTAAGCGGGAAATGCAAATCGATGAAGGGACCAACTGGCAGGTAGGACAGCTGCGCGACTGGCTTCAGGAACAGTATCCACAGGCCAAAAGTGAACTGTCCCATTCCATGATTGCCGTGAATGAGGAATATGCAACGAAAGACGAATGGATCAATGACCAGGATGTTGTGGCCTTTATTCCCCCTGTCAGTGGCGGTTAATGGGAGTTAGGGTAGACAGTATTTTTTTATGGATGATGACGACAGGATTTTCCATAAATGTTGGGAAAACAGACCGGTAATCAATATGGAAAACATACATACAGGAGGTTTTTCGTTTGGATGGTTTTACACACTTTAATAATCAGGGCCGTGCGAATATGGTCGATATTTCAGAAAAACAAGATACCGGACGCACAGCCGTTGCTTTCTCACAGGTGAAAATGAATGAGGAGGTATGGACGGCTGTTCAGGAAGGCAATATGAAAAAAGGCGATGTGCTGGCGGTGGCCCAGACTGCCGGCATTATGGGAGGAAAGAAAACCTCAGACCTCATCCCCATGTGCCATCCGTTAATGCTGACCAAACTGGACATCCGATTTGAATTTCCTGAAACAGGACGGATTGAAATTTATGTAACAGTTAAAACCAAGGGCTCCACAGGTGTTGAAATGGAGGCATTAACAGCTGCCAGCGTTACGGGATTAACCATTTATGATATGTGCAAAGCGATGGATAAAGGCATGGAACTGGGACCCACCTATTTATTGGAAAAAGAGGGCGGTAAGAGTGGTTATTATCAGCGGGGATAGGACGGGTAAACAAGAATGATTAAATGAAAAGACATGTGTAGGAACCGCCCTGCGGAAATATACTTCGCTTTCACCCAAGGGCACAAGTGCGACATCACTCAATCTCCCTTTGGTTGTTTTCGTAGTGTCTTCTTTGTCGTGGGCGGTTGATAAGTCTCCTCGCGCTATCGCACTTGTCCAGTTACGGCTCCCAGGCCCAAACAGTCATAAGCAGAATCCACTACATGACAGAAAGCGTGTCACTCCATGAATTCTGCTTATGCTGTCAAATCTAAACGGTTGCCTTATGCCCCGACCTCGTTCAGTTCTGTTTGGTAATTTAATTATTTGTTTTCTACACGGTTTAGAACAATCTATAATCCCCCCAAAGCTTCCTCAATCGTCTGATCCCCTGACAGTAAATCAAAGGACTTTTTAAAGGTGTTTTCCTCATCAAGACAGGCGAGAACCGTTTTGGCTACATCCTCACTGGGGATGGAATCGCCTTTTGTCATGTTTTCCGCAACCTGAATGTGGCCTGTACCTGGGTTCATTTAACAAACCGCCGGGGCGCACGATGGTGTAGTTTAGTTCGCTGTCAATTAAAGCCCGATCTGCATAATGCTTGGCGACATAGTAGGGTTTGAGTGGTTCATACCAGTTTTCGCGGTTATTTGCCTGAAATGCACTGACCATCACAAACCGTTTCACATCCGCCTGCTGGGCTGCTTCAATGGTTTTAATGGCCCCATCCAGGTCCGCAAGTATGTGAATAGGTTCAGGACATGGATGTGAAATCCAGTGTTTGCTGGATGTTGTATTGCTTTAGTTTTTTATATAAGGTTGTTCGGCTGACCCCTAAGAGTTGTGCTGTCCTGGTGCGATTTCCGCCACATTCCTTAAGCGCTTTCAAAATAGCCTGCTTTTCTGAACTGTGGACTGATTTATTTCGTTTGTCGGCCAGATCGAATTTAGGTTGGTCAGGCTTTGGCTGTGAATCCTGATTTGCCTCGAGTACATTCAGTTCATCAGGCAAATGATGGGGTTCGATCCAATTGGATGGGCAAAAGTGAACCGCTCGTTCTAAAACATTTTCCAGCTCGCGAATATTTCCCGGCCAGTGGTATTGTTCAAATTTCTGAATGACGTCAGGGGAAACACCGGCAATGGTTTTATTGGTTTTGGCATTAATTTTCGTGATGAAATGTTTACAAAGAAGGGGGATGTCATCCAGGTGCTCCCGCAGTGGCGGAATTTTGAGACGAATGACGTGGATCCGGTAAAACAGATCCTCCCTGAAATCTCCATTTCGGACTAGTTTGGCTAAGTCTTTATTCGTAGCGGCCAGGATTCGGACATCTACTTTGGTGGGCTGGGTGGCTCCGATTTTTTCGAATTCCTGCTCCTGAAGTACACGCAGCAGTTTGGTCTGCAAAGTTAAAGGCATATCCCCGATTTCATCGAGAAAAAGGGTGCCTTTGTGAGCCAGTTCGAACTTTCCGGGTTTTCCGCCTTTTTTCGCCCCTGTAAACGCTCCGTCCACATAGCCAAAAAACTCTGATTCCAATAGCTCCTCCGGGATAGCGGCACAGTTGACTTTGATAAAGGACCCTTTTCGGCCGGAATGGTGATGGATTCCCTCCGCAAAAAGCTCCTTGCCTGTTCCGCTTTCCCCTGTAATCAGAATGTTTGAAAAGGACTTGGAGGCAA from Virgibacillus sp. MSP4-1 harbors:
- the mobB gene encoding molybdopterin-guanine dinucleotide biosynthesis protein B; this encodes MTKVIQVVGYKNTGKTTMMEWFVNYFIQKGYRVGTIKHDGHEFEMDHEDTDTWRHTKAGAHVTAISSRQKSAIVKQQPMSLEEMIQQMDQDVDLIFVEGFKKADFPKIVMLKERQELSFLQSLTNVVACITWFSDCLWEGETFSIEEKQKVCYFLNKNVIQKGGH
- a CDS encoding molybdenum cofactor biosynthesis protein MoaE, producing MQQVTNPKAGAVNLFVGTVREWTGDKQTQYLEYEAYVEMAEKMLQKIGTEIQEKWPGARVTIQHRIGRMEISDIAVIVAVSTPHRNESYEASRHGIERIKQMVPIWKKEFWTDGESWVGNQQETVAYPEGKPENGGETNG
- the moaD gene encoding molybdopterin converting factor subunit 1, whose protein sequence is MVKILFFAGLAEKTGKREMQIDEGTNWQVGQLRDWLQEQYPQAKSELSHSMIAVNEEYATKDEWINDQDVVAFIPPVSGG
- the moaC gene encoding cyclic pyranopterin monophosphate synthase MoaC; protein product: MDGFTHFNNQGRANMVDISEKQDTGRTAVAFSQVKMNEEVWTAVQEGNMKKGDVLAVAQTAGIMGGKKTSDLIPMCHPLMLTKLDIRFEFPETGRIEIYVTVKTKGSTGVEMEALTAASVTGLTIYDMCKAMDKGMELGPTYLLEKEGGKSGYYQRG